The Vreelandella piezotolerans genomic interval AATGCCGTCGAGGAGAGCTCGGCGGGCAGCTGTGCCTTCATGCGGCGCTCGAACTCTCGCGCCTCGGTCGGGAAGGCTTCCGCATAGCGAGCAAAGCGGGCGTCCCACTCTTGCTGACGCTGTTTGCCAGCGTCGCGAGCATCCCAGGCAGAGTAGATCGGCTCGGGGATATGGAACGGCGCGTGCTCCCAGCCCAGCTGTTGGCGCGCCAGGGCTACTTCGTCATCACCCAGCGGTGCGCCGTGGGCTTCTTCTTTGCCTTGCTTGTTGGGCGCCCCAAAACCAATGATGGTTTTACAGATGATCAGAGTCGGCTTGTCGTCGTGGCTCTTCGCCAGTTCGATGGCTGCTTTGATCTCGTCAGGCTTGTGGCCATCGACGTTGGGCACCACGTGCCAGCCATAGGACTCGAAGCGCTTGGCAGTATCGTCGGTGAACCAGCCGTCGACTTCGCCATCGATGGAGATGCCGTTGTCGTCGTATAGCGCAATGAGCTTGCCTAGCTGCTGAGTGCCCGCAAGAGACGCCGCTTCGTGGGAGATACCCTCCATCAAGCAGCCATCACCCAGGAAACACCAGGTGTGGTGGTCGACGATGGTGTGGCCGGGGCGATTGAACTGCGCGGCCAGCGTTTTCTCGGCAATGGCGAAACCGACCGCGTTGGCAAAGCCTTGGCCCAGCGGGCCAGTGGTGGTTTCGATGCCAGGAGCGTAGCCGAACTCCGGGTGGCCAGCGGTGGGCGAGTGCAGCTGGCGGAAGTTTTGCAGCTGTTCCAGGCTGAGTTCGTAGCCGCTCAAGTGCAGCAGCGAGTAGAGCAGCATGGAGCCGTGGCCATTCGACAGCACGAACCGGTCGCGATCGGCCCACTTGGGGTCTTCGGGGTTGTGCTTGAGGTAGTCATTCCACAGCACCTCGGCAATATCAGCCATACCCATGGGGGCGCCAGGGTGGCCGGATTTGGCCTTCTGAACGGCATCCATGGAAAGGGCGCGAATGGCATTGGCCAGCTCAAAACGGGACGGCATGGGGGTGCTCCTCGCCTGAAAACGGAAAGAATAAAGGCGCTATTGTCGCTGACTTCCCCGGCGGCGGCAAATTCTCAGGGGTACGTTGTGGGAAGAACCCCCAACAGCGTGTAGACTCTGCCTCCCGAAGTGGTGGTGAACGTCACGGTGCCGCTTCTTTATACGGGCAGGGAACCTCCTGCCATGATTTCCTGCTGATGCTGCGGTCATAACGAAGCAGCCGTCATACAGAGGGTCGAGTGCGCGATGAGCGAATATTCCCTGTTTACCTCCGAGTCCGTTTCCGAGGGCCATCCCGATAAGATTGCCGACCAGATTTCAGACGCGGTGCTAGATGCCATTATCGCCCGGGATAAACAGGCCCGTGTTGCCTGTGAAACGATGGTGAAAACCGGTGTAGCCATTATTGCCGGTGAGATCACCACGTCCGCGTGGGTGGATCTCGAGACGCTGGTGCGTGATGTGATTACCGATATTGGCTACACCTCGTCTCAAGTGGGCTTCGACGGTGCCACATGCGGCGTCATCAACCTGATTGGCAAGCAGAGTGTCGATATTGCGCAGGGTGTCGATCGTACCAAGCCGGAAGATCAAGGCGCGGGCGACCAGGGCCTGATGTTCGGCTACGCCACCAACGAAACCGACTCGTTCATGCCGGCCCCGATCCACTACTCGCACCGCTTGGTCGAGCGTCAGGCGGAGCTGCGTAAAAACGGCCTGCTGCCGTGGTTGCGCCCGGATGCCAAGAGCCAGGTGACGTTCCGCTACAATGCAGACGGGCAGCCTTGTGGCGTCGATGCGGTAGTGCTGTCGACTCAGCACGATCCGGAGATCGATCAAGAAGACCTGCGTAAGATGGTCAAGCGCGAGATCATCGAACAAGTGATTCCTGCGGAGTGGTTGGACGCCGATACCCAATATCACATCAACCCGACCGGCAAGTTCGTGATTGGTGGCCCGGTGGGCGACTGCGGCCTGACCGGCCGTAAGATCATCGTCGATACCTATGGTGGTATGGCGCGCCACGGTGGCGGCGCGTTCTCGGGCAAGGATCCGTCGAAAGTAGACCGTAGCGCCGCATACGCTGGCCGTTATGTGGCGAAAAACGTCGTGGCCGCGGGCCTGGCAGACAAGTGTGAGATTCAGGTCTCCTATGCCATTGGCGTGGCAGAGCCGACCTCTGTGTCCATCGACACCTTCGGTACCGGCAAAATCGACGACGCCAAGATCGTCGAGTTGGTGCGCGAGCATTTCGATCTGCGCCCCTACGCGATCACCACCATGCTCGACCTGCTGCATCCGATGTATCGCCTCACGTCTGCGTATGGCCACTTCGGCCGCGCGCCGTTCGAACACAGCTACACTTGGGTGGACGACAAAGGCGAAGAGCATAAAGAGACCTTCACTGCGTTTCCATGGGAAAAAACCGATAAAGCGGACGCGCTGCGTCAGGCCGCCGGTCTATAAGCTTTTCGCGAGCGCGACGAGCGCCACGGGTTAGCCAAAAGCGCCTCCTGGTTTATGCCAGGGGGCGCTTTTTTATGTATCGAAACACTGTGCGAGTGGCTAGATGCGCATTGCATCTCTATCTGTTTGCTATAAGTTAACTTTAATAAGGATTGAAAGATCTTCCGTTCCCCACGAGAGGATGCGTATGCCGGGTTGCCGAACGATCACAATGGCGGGTTTAGTGGCCGCTTGGTGTATGGGTGTCACCTTTTCTGCACAGGCGGATAGCTGCCCCGACTGGCCTGCTGAGCGGCTGGCGCTGGAAACCCAGGCGCTAGCCGAACACATCGAGGTCTGGGACCGCGCTTACCATGATGGCGGCGAATCGCTGATTGCTGATGAGCTGTACGATCAGGCGCTGGCACGCCTGGCAAGTTGGCAAGCCTGCCAGGGTGATACGACACCCCACCGGCCGCTTACCCGAGTGAC includes:
- the tkt gene encoding transketolase is translated as MPSRFELANAIRALSMDAVQKAKSGHPGAPMGMADIAEVLWNDYLKHNPEDPKWADRDRFVLSNGHGSMLLYSLLHLSGYELSLEQLQNFRQLHSPTAGHPEFGYAPGIETTTGPLGQGFANAVGFAIAEKTLAAQFNRPGHTIVDHHTWCFLGDGCLMEGISHEAASLAGTQQLGKLIALYDDNGISIDGEVDGWFTDDTAKRFESYGWHVVPNVDGHKPDEIKAAIELAKSHDDKPTLIICKTIIGFGAPNKQGKEEAHGAPLGDDEVALARQQLGWEHAPFHIPEPIYSAWDARDAGKQRQQEWDARFARYAEAFPTEAREFERRMKAQLPAELSSTALIEQAQEKGDSIASRKASFEALNVIGPQMPELLGGSADLAPSNLTFWKGAKAITPDDASGNYLHYGVREFGMGAVMNGIALHGGFVPYGATFLIFMEYMRNAVRMAALMGKQAIYVFTHDSIGLGEDGPTHQPIEQLTSLRTTPNLNTWRPCDAVETAAAWDAAIKRHSGPTALVLSRQNLPHQARTKAQLASIQRGAYVLKECNGTPDLILIATGSEVALAMDAAAELEQQGKAVRVVSMPSAYRFNGQDADYRESVLPKAVTKRIAIEAGHADYWYKYVGLDGRVIGMTTYGESAPAGELFKHFGFTVENIVKQANELLG
- the metK gene encoding methionine adenosyltransferase, with amino-acid sequence MSEYSLFTSESVSEGHPDKIADQISDAVLDAIIARDKQARVACETMVKTGVAIIAGEITTSAWVDLETLVRDVITDIGYTSSQVGFDGATCGVINLIGKQSVDIAQGVDRTKPEDQGAGDQGLMFGYATNETDSFMPAPIHYSHRLVERQAELRKNGLLPWLRPDAKSQVTFRYNADGQPCGVDAVVLSTQHDPEIDQEDLRKMVKREIIEQVIPAEWLDADTQYHINPTGKFVIGGPVGDCGLTGRKIIVDTYGGMARHGGGAFSGKDPSKVDRSAAYAGRYVAKNVVAAGLADKCEIQVSYAIGVAEPTSVSIDTFGTGKIDDAKIVELVREHFDLRPYAITTMLDLLHPMYRLTSAYGHFGRAPFEHSYTWVDDKGEEHKETFTAFPWEKTDKADALRQAAGL